The following proteins come from a genomic window of Danaus plexippus chromosome 3 unlocalized genomic scaffold, MEX_DaPlex mxdp_34, whole genome shotgun sequence:
- the LOC116770249 gene encoding neuropathy target esterase sws isoform X6, with product MDVVGLLNNINDKTDMFAVKTWTSEWTNSFQDNQVLWSFCGCLLVSVLVVFFYYYKRWKSKEPAGGAGATAAGEPAKRFRKRDKMLFYGRRMLRKVKSISNSGQGRKRRAVMRFARKLLQLKKESAPEQLKVLEPPAEYLEEDLTNDDRVPPDALYMLHSIRVFGHFEKPVFLMLCKHTEILNLPAGSFLFKVGDTDENVYVVQNGRVNVYITNPDGSSLSLKIVRAGESVTSLLSFTDVLTGHSQPYKTVNAKALEDSQVIKLPMRAFQEVFKEYPDIFVRVIQIIMVRLQRVTFTALHQYLGLSAELVNPGREKRRPATAPTSSPAKVRVDNTLNSPHHEKIELVEGSQASSPIHIPTRKRPDMVPDVTSNTPQNTTQLQPDVQPTSSFQRSKEGSFKKPNTDNLDEQALIKIASEAFVKELGLDNDQILKGNVQVRDLPAGTYIMKEESHKLYYSIAGEPEIVQDVALVYLLSGALLVSQRVAEGEGEVHMFTAYPGEVEGGLAVLTGEPSFFSIRAKHFSRIGLLSKTTVYSIMRERPSVVLHIANTVVRRLSPFVRQVDFALDWVFLESGRAVYRQDEESGSTFIVLSGRLRSVITHPNGKKELVGEYGKGDLVGIVEMVTQTRRSTTVMAVRDSELAKLPEGLFNAIKLRFPVVVTRLINLLGHRILGSWQKPTRGLGTAAIESRPSQHNFSTVAVVPVSDDVPLTAFTYELYHSLCAIGPTVRLTSDVIRKLLGLTIMDPNNEYRLSSWLAQQEDKHKVALYQCDPSLTQWTQRCIRQADCILIVALGDKQPSIGKIEKEIERLAIRTQKELVLLHREGGPNPSGTVHWLNMRSWVSQHHHVRCPHRMFTRKSQYRISELYSKVLMSEASVHSDFSRLARWLTATAVGLVLGGGGARGAAHVGMIRAIQEAGIPIDMVGGVSIGAFMGALWCMDRNITTVTQKAREWSTKMTQWGKQLLDLTYPATSMFSGKQFNTTIRTTFGEVHIEDLWLPYFTVTTDISSSCMRIHRHGSLWRYIRASMSLSGYMPPLCDPVDGHLLLDGGYVNNLPADVMRSLGAKHILAIDVGSQDDTDLTNYGDDLSGWWLLWKRWNPFTTPVKVPNLPDIQSRLAYVSCNRQLEEVKKSDYCEYIRPPIDAYKTLQFGSFDEIREVGYRHGSAYFEGQRRGGGGGVSGAAAEGRKHSAQPALTDYTFTDLAQMVCSVRTARDDNDTSSESDYEDQRHFEGYASEPSGGILEMSSSVEDGNAWISDTELVGTY from the exons atggaTGTGGTAggtcttttaaataacataaatgatAAGACTGATATGTTTGCCGTTAAAACATGGACTTCAGAATGGACAAATAGTTTTCAAGACAATCAA gTGCTGTGGTCGTTCTGTGGCTGTTTGTTGGTTTCAGTTTTAGtcgtttttttctattattacaaaagatGGAAATCAaaag AGCCGGCTGGAGGCGCTGGGGCCACGGCTGCCGGGGAACCGGCGAAACGGTTCCGGAAACGCGACAAGATGTTATTTTATGGCAGACGTATGTTACGGAAGGTGAAGTCCATATCCAATTCCGGGCAGGGAAGGAAGCGGCGCGCCGTCATGAGGTTCGCCAGGAAGTTGCTGCAGCTGAAGAAAGAATCAGCTCCTGAACAATTGAAG GTCCTGGAACCCCCAGCGGAATATCTCGAAGAGGACTTGACGAATGATGATCGAGTCCCGCCGGATGCTCTCTACATGCTGCACAGCATACGAGTGTTCGGACACTTCGAGAAGCCAGTCTTCCTCATGCTCTGTAAACATACAGAGATATTGAACCTGCCTGCTGGATCTTTCCTCTTTAAAGTTG GTGACACAGATGAGAACGTGTACGTGGTTCAGAACGGCCGTGTGAACGTTTACATCACCAACCCTGATGGCAGCAGTCTGTCGCTGAAGATCGTCCGCGCCGGTGAGAGCGTCACCTCGCTCCTGAGTTTCACCGACGTGCTCACG GGTCACTCTCAGCCATACAAAACAGTGAATGCGAAGGCCCTAGAAGATTCCCAAGTCATTAAGTTACCAATGAGGGCTTTCCAAGAGGTCTTCAAGGAGTATCCAGACATATTTGTCAGAGTTATACAG ATAATTATGGTGCGCCTCCAGAGAGTGACCTTCACAGCTCTCCACCAGTACCTGGGTCTCAGTGCTGAGTTGGTGAATCCC GGTCGTGAGAAACGCCGACCGGCCACAGCTCCTACGTCTTCACCAGCCAAGGTCAGGGTTGACAACACCCTGAACTCGCCGCACCATGAGAAGATCGAATTGGTG GAGGGATCTCAAGCCTCCTCTCCCATCCACATCCCCACCCGGAAGCGACCCGACATGGTACCGGATGTAACATCCAACACGCCCCAAAATACAACGCAG CTTCAACCGGACGTGCAACCAACATCATCGTTCCAAAGATCAAAAGAGGGCTCCTTTAAGAAACCAAATACTGACAATTTGGATGAGCAG GCTCTCATAAAGATTGCATCAGAGGCTTTCGTGAAGGAATTGGGTTTAGACAATGATCAGATACTGAAAGGGAATGTTCAAGTCAGAGATCTCCCGGCTGGGACTTACATCATGAAGGAGGAAAGTCACAAG CTGTATTACAGTATCGCTGGCGAACCGGAGATAGTGCAG GATGTAGCGTTAGTGTATCTATTGTCAGGCGCTCTGTTGGTGTCACAACGTGTGGCCGAGGGGGAGGGGGAGGTCCATATGTTCACCGCATATCCAG GTGAAGTGGAAGGCGGCCTGGCGGTGCTGACGGGGGAGCCGAGCTTCTTTTCAATACGAGCAAAGCATTTCTCTCGCATCGGTCTGTTGTCTAAGACAACGGTGTATAGTATTATGAGAGAACGCCCGTCCGTAGTACTTCACATAGCTAACACGGTAGTCAGAAGACTATCGCCTTTCGTTAGACAAGTGGATTTCGCCTTGGACTGG GTGTTCCTGGAATCAGGTCGGGCTGTGTACCGCCAGGACGAGGAATCCGGCTCAACGTTCATAGTACTCAGCGGACGACTTCGATCAGTCATCACGCATCCCAATGGAAAGAAGGAACTAGTTGGGGAATACGGCAAGGGCGATTTAGTTGGCATT GTAGAGATGGTGACTCAAACCCGTCGCAGTACGACCGTCATGGCGGTGAGGGACTCCGAGCTCGCTAAACTCCCTGAAGGACTGTTCAACGCTATCAAGCTGCGGTTCCCCGTCGTGGTGACGCGACTGATCAATTTATTGGGTCACAGAATTCTAG gaTCCTGGCAGAAGCCCACCCGCGGTCTGGGCACTGCTGCTATCGAGAGTCGCCCATCTCAACACAACTTCTCAACGGTGGCCGTGGTGCCTGTCAGTGACGACGTGCCGCTCACAGCATTCACTTACGAGCTATATCACTCACTGTGCGCTATCG GTCCGACGGTTCGTTTGACGTCTGACGTCATCCGAAAACTTTTGGGTTTGACCATAATGGATCCGAACAACGAGTATCGTCTCAGCTCCTGGCTCGCACAACAAGAGGACAAGCACAAA GTAGCGTTATATCAATGTGACCCAAGTCTCACTCAGTGGACCCAGCGATGCATTCGACAAGCAGATTGTATATTGATAGTAGCTCTTGGAGATAAGCAACCCAGTATCGGCAAA ATTGAGAAAGAGATCGAGCGGCTAGCCATCCGTACTCAGAAGGAGCTAGTATTGCTACATCGTGAGGGAGGTCCCAACCCATCGGGGACTGTGCACTGGCTGAACATGAGGTCATGGGTGAGCCAGCACCATCACGTCCGCTGCCCCCACAGAATGTTCACCAGGAAGAGCCAGTATAGAATT AGTGAGCTGTACAGTAAAGTTCTGATGTCGGAGGCCAGCGTGCATTCAGATTTCTCTCGACTTGCTCGCTGGCTGACTGCCACTGCTGTAGGACTAGTGCTCGGAGGGGGCGGAGCCCGGGGCGCCGCACACGTCGGAATGATAAGAGCCATACAG GAGGCCGGCATTCCCATAGACATGGTGGGTGGAGTCAGCATTGGCGCTTTCATGGGGGCGTTGTGGTGTATGGACAGGAATATAACCACGGTGACACAGAAAGCTAGGGAGTGGTCCACG AAAATGACGCAATGGGGTAAGCAGCTCTTGGACCTGACATACCCGGCGACCTCTATGTTCTCCGGCAAGCAGTTCAACACAACCATAAGGACCACCTTCGGAGAGGTCCACATCGAGGACCTCTGGCTGCCGTACTTCACAGTCACTACAGACATTAGTTCCAGTTGTATGAGGATTCATAGACACG GTTCACTATGGCGTTACATACGCGCCTCGATGTCTTTGAGCGGGTACATGCCCCCACTCTGCGACCCCGTAGACGGCCACCTCCTATTGGACGGCGGTTACGTCAACAACCTCCCAG CTGATGTGATGAGATCACTCGGCGCCAAACACATTCTGGCGATAGACGTTGGTTCTCAAGATGACACGGATCTCACCAATTACGGTGACGACTTGTCCGGGTGGTGGTTGCTTTGGAAACG GTGGAATCCATTCACGACACCGGTGAAGGTTCCCAATCTTCCTGACATTCAGAGCAGACTCGCCTACGTGTCCTGCAATCGACAGCTGGAA GAAGTCAAGAAATCCGATTACTGCGAATACATACGTCCGCCCATAGACGCGTATAAGACGCTGCAGTTCGGATCGTTCGATGAGATCCGCGAGGTCGGCTACCGGCATGGATCGGCGTACTTCGAGGGCCAGAGACGTGGCGGCGGAGGCGGCGTCAGTGGTGCTGCTGCTGAGGGCAGGAAACACTCCGCACAGCCGGCCTTGACTGA TTACACGTTCACGGATCTGGCGCAAATGGTGTGCTCAGTGAGGACAGCGCGAGACGACAACGACACCAGCTCGGAGTCCGACTACGAGGATCAGAGACACTTCGAGGGATACGCCTCCGAGCCCAGCGGCGGGATACTAGAG ATGTCTTCCAGCGTTGAGGACGGCAACGCCTGGATCAGCGACACGGAACTGGTGGGCACATATTGA